The sequence GGTGGTCGTCCAGCTCGCGGACCAGGGCGTCGGCGTCGCCGGCGTCGATCGCGGCGATGATCCGGTCGTGCGCGTCCGTCGCGGCGACCCGCTCGTCGGGGTCGTTGTAGTAGAGCGCGCGGTACGCCTCGGTCGAGTCCCACAGCAGCCGGATGTGGCGCAGCGCGTGGGGGTGGTCGGGCGAGGCGAGGATGGCGAAGTGGAAGCGGCGGTTGGCCTCGAGCTCGCGGGCGATGTCGTCCGAGGTCGCCGCGTCGACGCAGTCCCTCGCGGCCTCCTCGATCCGGCGGCGGTCCTGCTCGGTCAGGCCGGGCAGGGCGTCGCGGGCAACGCGGGCCTCGAGCAGGGCGCGCAGCGCGTAGATCTCCTCCAGGTCGGCGATCCGCAGCTCGGTGACGAAGTAGCCGCGGCGCGGCAGGTACGTCACCTGGCCCTCCTGCTCGAGCACGCGCAGCGCCTCGCGCACGGGGGCGACGGAGACGCCGATCTCCTCGGCCACCGACTCCTGGTTGACGCGGCCGCCGGGGCGCAGGGCCCCGGTGACGATCGCGTGCCGCAGCCACTGGACGGCGTGCTGCTGGGTGGTGCCCGGCACCGAGGGGAGCGGCATGGCCCCGAAGCCTACGTGCCGGGCGGCCGGGCTCAGCGGAAGGCCGCGATGCCGGTCAGCGCCTGACCGATCACCAGCGAGTGCACGTCCGCCGTGCCTTCGTACGTCACGACGGACTCCAGGTTGTTCATGTGGCGGATGACCGGGTACTCCAGCGTGATGCCGTTGCCGCCGAGCACCTGGCGGGCGGTGCGCGCCACCTCGAGCGCGCCGTTGACGTTGCCCAGCTTGCCCATCGACACCTGCTCGGGGCGCAGGCGGCCCTGGTCCTTCAGGCGGCCGAGCTGCAGCGCGACGAGCGTGCCGCGGTTGACCTCGAGCGCCATGTCGGCCAGCTTCTGCTGCTGGATCTGGAACGACGCGATCGGCTTGCCGAACTGGATGCGCGTGCCGGCGTAGTCCAGGGCGGCCTCGAAGCACGCGCGGGCCGCGCCGGTGGCGCCCCAGACGATGCCGTAGCGCGCCTCGTTCAGGCAGGACAGCGGGCCCTTGAGCGACGCGACCTCGGGCAGGACGGCGGAGTCCGGCAGGCGCACGTCGTCGAGCACGAGCTCGCTCGTGACGGACGCGCGCAGCGACAGCTTCTTGTGGATCTCGGGGGCGGAGAACCCGCGGGTGCCGGCCGGGACGACGAAGCCGCGCACGCGATCGTCGTCCGTGCAGCGCGCCCAGACGACGGCGACGTCGGCCACGGAGCCGTTCGTGATCCACATCTTCTGGCCGTTGAGGATCCAGTCGGACCCGTCGCGGCGGGCGGTGGTGCGCATCGAGCCCGGATCGGAGCCCGAGTCCGGCTCGGTCAGGCCGAAGCAGCCGATCGCCTCGCCGGCGGCCATCCGCGGCAGCCACTCCTGCTTCTGCTCCTCGGAGCCCCAGCGCCAGATCGCGAACATCGCGAGCGAGCCCTGCACGGAGACCATCGAGCGGATGCCGGAGTCGCCGGCCTCGAGCTCCAGGCACGCCAGGCCGTAGGCCGTGGCCGAGGTGCCGGCGCAGCCGTAGCCCTCCAGGTGCATGCCCAGGACGCCGAGCTTGCCGAGCTCGGGGAAGAGCTCCTTCGGCGCGCGGGCCTCCTCGAACCAGTCACCGACCTCAGGCAGCACGCGGCCCTTCACGAAGTCGCGGACGGCGTCGCGGATGGCGCGCTCCTCGTCGTCGAGCAGGCTGTCGACGTCCAGGTAGTCCAGCGGCTTGAGCGCGGGCGGGGCGGTGGTCGTGTCGGTCATGGCGTCCTCGGGCGGGTGGTGGTCGGGCGGGGCGTCAGCGGGGGCGGACGTAGACGGTCTTGGTGACGGTGAAGAAGTCGCGGGCGGCCATGCCCTGCTCGCGGTGGTTCGAGCTGGACTCCTTCAGGCCGCCGAACGGCAGGTGCGGCTCGACGCCGGCGGTCTCGCGGTTGACGTGCACCAGGCCGGAGCGCGTCTCGCGGGCGAAGCGCATCGCGGCGCCCAGGTCGCGGGTGAAGACGGCGGACGACAGGCCGAAGCGCGTGTCGTTGGCGCGGGCCAGCGCTTCGTCCAGGTCGGCGACGCGGGCCAGGCAGACGACGGGGCCGAAGATCTCCTCGCGCACGAGCGGCGAGTCGTCGGGGACGTCGGCCAGGACGGTGGGCTCGGCCCAGTGGCCGCCGTCGTCGTCGGCGATGCCGCCGCCGCACAGGACCGTCGCGCCGCCCTCGCGGGCCAGGCGCAGGTATCCGCCGACGGTCTCGCGCTGCTCGGCGGACGCGAGGGGGCCGATGTCGGTGCCCGGCTCGCGGGGATCGCCCACGCGGAAGGCCCGCACGCGCTCGACGAGCGCCGCGGCGAACGCGTCGTAGACCGCGTCCTCCACGTACACGCGACTCGTCGCGGTGCAGCGCTGGCCGGCCTGCAGCATCGCGCCGCGGGCGATCTGCTCCGCGGCGTCGGGCAGGTCGGCGTCGGCCAGCACGATCGCGGGGTTCTTGCCGCCGAGCTCGAGCTGCAGCTTGACGTTGCGGTCGTGCTCGGCGACCGCGCGGCGCAGGACGCGGCCGACGCCGACGGACCCGGTGAAGGAGAGCGCGTCGAGCTGCTCGTCGCCCGTCAGCGCGGGCGAGAGCGCGCGGCCCGAGCCGGTGACGAGGTTGAGCACGCCGTCCGGCAGCCCGGCCTCGGCGAGCAGGCGCGCCAGGCGGACCGCCGAGCCGGACGCGGCCTCGGCCGGCTTCCAGACGACGGCGTTGCCGTAGACGAGCGCCGGGGCGAGCTTCCACAGCGGGATCGCGACGGGGAAGTTCCACGGGGTGATCGCCGCGACGACGCCGACGGGCTCGACCGTCGTCATCAGCGCCGTCGTGGGGTCGGCGCCGGCGAACGTGCCGCCGGACGCCTGCAGCACGGCCCCGGCGTGGAAGCGCAGGATCGCCGCGCCGCGCAGCACCTCGCCGCGCGCGTCGCGGTGCGCCTTGCCGATGTCGGCGATCAGCGCCTCGGTCGCGCCGTCGACGTCGGCCTCGAGCAGCGCCGCGGCGCGCTCCAGGACCGCGGCGCGGGCCGTCGCGGCCGTGGCGGCCCAGGCGGGCTGGGCGCGGCGCGCGGCGGCGTAGGCGGCGGCGACGTCGGCGGGCGTGGCGGTCGCGTAGCGGCCGGTCTCGCGGGTCGGGTCGGCCGGGTCGGTGCGGACGTACTCGCCGTCGCCAGTGCGCCAGGCGCCGTCGATGAGGAGGGTGGCGGGAGCGGTGGTCGCGGGGGTCGTCACAGGGGCCTCGAGGGGTCGACGGGGCCGACCCTACCCGAAATCTTCGAAGATCGATAGTCTCGCCGCCATGTCGCCCCGCGCCCTGGACGAGCTCGTCGTCGTCGACTTCTCGCGCGTCCTCGCCGGACCGCTGGCGACCATGACGCTGGCCGATCTGGGCGCCACGGTGATCAAGGTCGAGCGGCCCGGCGCCGGCGACGACACCCGCGCGTGGGGCCCGCCGCTCGACGCGCGCGGCGTCGCGACGTACTACCTGTCGGTCAACCGCAACAAGCGCAGCGTCGTCCTGGACCTGGCGACGGACGAGGGGCGCGCGGCGGCCCACGAGCTGGTCGCGGCCGCCGACGTCGTCGTCGAGAACTTCCGCCCCGGCGTCATGGACCGCCTGGGCCTGGGCTACGACGCGTTGTCCGCGGTGCGGCCGGGGCTCGTCTACTGCTCCGTGACCGGCTTCGGTCGCGACGGCGGCGCGGCGATGCCCGGCTACGACCTGCTAGTGCAGGCGCTCGGCGGCCTGATGAGCGTGACCGGTCCCGCGGGCGGCGAGCCGCAGAAGGTCGGCGTGGCGCTCGTCGACGTGCTCTGCGGCCTGCACGCGACGGCGGGGATCCTGGCGGCGCTGCGCCACCGCGACCGCACGGGCGAGGGGCAGCGCGTCGAGGTGTCGCTCCTGCAGTCGTTGCTCTCGGGTCTGGTCAACCAGGCGTCGGCGTGGGTGGCGGGCGGCGTGGTGCCGCGCGCGATGGGCAACGCCCACCCGTCCATCGCCCCCTACGAGCCGCTGCCCACGGGCGACGGCGAGCTCGTCCTGGCCGTCGGCAACGACAAGCAGTTCCGGGCGCTCTGCGCCGTCCTGGACGCGCCGGGCCTGGCGGCCGACGAGCGCTTCGCGACGAACGACGCGCGCGTCGCGCACCGCGACGCGCTGCGCGTCGAGCTGGTGACCCGCCTGGCGACGGACGGCGCGGACGCGTGGGCCGCGCGGCTGCTCCCCGTCGGCGTGCCCGCCGGTCGGGTGAACGACGTGGCCGGCGCGGTGGCCCTGGCCGAGCGCCTGGGCCTGGATCCGGTCGTGAGCATCCCCGACGAGGACGGCCACGAGGTGCGCGGCATCCGCAGCCCGATCGGCCTGTCCGCCACGCCGCCGCGCTACGACCACGCGCCGCCGGCGCTGGGGGCGACGTCGTTCGCGGACGCGCTGGAGGAGGCGCGGCGGGCGCGGGCGGCGACGGTCGGCGGCTGATGGCCGCGGCGCGCTAGCGCGCCGTTCGGCTCGCGCGCGAGGAGGCCGGCAGCAGCGCCTCGAGGGCCGTGCCGACCGCGGTCAGGCTGGTCGCCAGGCGCGCGAGCAGCTCCTCGGGGGCGTCGCCGACGTCCCACGAGCGGAGCTCCGCGACGTACGTCGCCTGGATCGCGCCCGCGATGGCGGCCGGGACCACGGCGGTCGGGGCGGTGCCCGTCCGCGCGGCGACGAACGCGGCGACCGCCGACTGCCACGTCGCCCAGTGCTCCAGGGCGCTCGCGCGCAGGCCCGGGGCCGTGTCGAGCAGCGCGAAGCGCTCCAGCCACACCCCGTGGTCGTCGACGGCGTGCCGCGTCGAGGCCACGACGGCGTCGCGGATCGCGGCCGCCACGGGGCGCGCCGGGTCCGCCGCCAGCTCGACCTCGAGCTGGCGGATCGCCTCGTCGAAGGCCGCCCAGACGACGTCGGCCTTCGCGGGGAAGTAGCGGAAGAACGTCGTGCGGCCGATGCCGGCGGCCGCGGCGATCTCGTCGACCGAGACGCGGTCGAACCCCTCGCGCAGCAGCAGCTCGATGGCCACGCGCTCGACGGCCTCGCGGGTCGTCGCCCGGGGGCGCCCCGGCCCCCGCCGGTGCTCCTTCGGCTCCGTCACCGGTCCCAGTCTATCCGGGGCGTCCCGGCCCGCCGACCGACCGTTCGCACGTTTTGGTACTCAGTTCCGATATGGTCGACAGCGGTCGCGCCGGCGCCGCTCTGGTGCCCTCCGCGGCCCCAACCGACGGAGGGTTCCATGGGCAGGCTGAACGGCAAGGTCGCGATCGTCACCGGTGCGGCGCAGGGCATGGGCGAGGCGCACGCGCGGCGCTTCGTCGCCGAGGGCGCGCAGGTCGTCCTCACCGATCTGAACGAGGAGGGCGGACGGCGGATCGCCGACGAGCTGGGCGAGAACGCGCGCTTCGTCCGGCAGGACGTCACCGACGCGGCCGCGTGGGAGCGGGTGGTGGAGGAGGCCGAGCGCGCGTTCGGTCCGGTCACGGTCCTGGTGAACAACGCCGGGGTGCTCGGGCCGATCGCCCCGGCGACCGAGCTCGACGTCGACGCGTACCTGCAGGTCTGCGCCATCAACCAGCACTCGCAGTTCTACGGCATGCGCGCCGTGATCCCCGGCATGCAGCGGGCGGGCGGCGGCTCCATCGTGAACATCTCGTCGATCGCCGGCCTGGTGTCGGTCGTCGGTGCGCCCAACCTGGCGTACGTGGCGAGCAAGTTCGCGTCGCGCGGCATGACGAAGCACGTGGCCGTCGAGTACGGCAAGGACGGCATCCGCGTGAACTCCGTCCATCCCGGCTACATCAAGACGCCGATGATGGAGGCCGCCACCGACGCGGACGGCGGCGGGATCGCCGCAGCCGTGCCGCTCGCCCGCATGGCGGACCCGGACGAGGTGTCGCAGGTCGTCCTCTTCCTCGCGTCGGACGACTCGTCGTACCTGACGGGCACCGAGCAGGTCGTCGACGGCGGTCTCACGATCCAGTGACCCGCGGGGCCGTGGGGCCGCCCGCGGCGTCCACGGCCCCCGGCGCCCGGGGGCTCGGGCGCTACGGCAGGGCCGCGGCCCGCTCGCGCAGCCACGTCAGGCGCGCGGCGGCCCGCGCCGCGTCGCCGCTCGCGGCGCCCAGCAGGACGCCCCACAGCGCCGCCTGGACGCGCCGCGCGTCGACGACCGCGGCCAGCGCCTCGGCGGGCACGTCGTCCCCGTAGCCGGCCGCGGCGGCCGCGACGAGCGCGGGGTCGCGGCGGCCGAACGGCCGCGCCGACGCATGCAGGCAGCCCAGATCCCACGCGCGCGGCCCGTGGAAGACGTCCTCCCAGTCGTTCCACAGCGGCCCGCGGGCGGACCACAGGACGTTGCCCAGGTGCGCGTCGCCGTGGACCGCCTGCTCCGGCAGCCCGCACGCGTCGACCCGACCCCGGACGTGCGCCACCAGCGCCCGCAGCGCCGCCGCGTCCGCCGACGGCCCGATCGCGCCCGTGGCGGCCAGCCGGCCGACGACCCGCTCCGCCTCGTCGAGCGCCGCCCACCGTGGCAGCGGCACGTCGACGTGCGCGAGCGCCGCGTGGCAGCCGCGCAGGGCCCGGCCGGCCGCCGCCGCGTCGGGCGGTCCGGGCACCTCGCGCACGTGCTCCCACAGCGACAGCGCGAAGCCGTCGTGCACGTGCGGGCCGGGATCGACCTCACGCGTGGGCGCCACGACGGGGGCACCGGCGTCCGCGAGCTGCCCGGCGACGACCACCTCGCGCGCCAGCCACGCGTCGCCGCCGCGCACGGCCGCCGTGGCGGTGGCGACGCGGGCGACGATCGGCGCCGGGCGCAGGTGGACGACGAGGTTGCTGCCGTCCCGCAGCACGACGGGATCGTCGACGCGCAGGCCCAGCGCCCGCGCCGTCGCGACGGCGGCGCGGAGGGCGCGCGCGGGGACGGCGGCGGACGAGGGAGCCACGGGCGCATCCTGCCAGGCCCCCGGCTGCGGCCCCCCGGGGCGCGGCGGTAGCTTGCGGCGGTGACCGCCGCCGCGCCGACCGCCTATCGCCTGCGCGATCTGCTCGAGCAGCACGAGCTGGGCCTGGAGCCGCTCGTGCTCCCGGACGGCGCCGGCGACCGGCGGGTGTCGGGCGTGCACGCGATCGAGACGGCCCAGCCGGCGCGGTGGCTGGCCCCCGACTGGGTGATGCTGACGACCGGGGTGCGGCTCGTCGGCGACGAGGCGGCGCAGGCGGCGCTGCCGGCCGAGCTGGCCGCCGCGGGCGTGGCGGCCCTCGGGTTCGGCGTCGGCCTGGACTTCGACGCGGTGCCCGCGCCGCTGCTGGACGCCGCCGCGGACGCCGGCCTGCCGGTGCTGGCGGTCCCGCTCCGTACCCCGTTCCGCGACGTCGAGGCCGCCGTCCACCGGGCGCTCGCGTCGTCCGAGCTGCGCACGCTGCAACGCCTCTCGTCGCTGCAGCGGTACCTGGTCGACGCGCTGCACTCCGTCGAGCCGCAGCGCACCGTCGTGCGGCGCCTGGCGACGGTGCTCGAGGCGTCCGTCGCGGTGCTGGCGCCCGACGGCCGCGTGGAGGAGTCCGCGGGCGCGCTGCCGCCGGACGGCCTGCCCGCCCTGCTCGTCGATCCCGTGCGCGGGGCGCGGGACGTGGCGACCGGCGGGTGGCGCGGCGTGGCGACGCCCGTCGCGGCGGACCCCGACGACGCGGACGACCGCTGGCTGGTCGCGCTCGCCCACGACCGCGCGCCGTCGCGACTGACCCGGGCGGTGCTGCAGGCGGCCGCGCCGCTGCTCGCCGCCGTGGGCCGGCTGGACGAGACGCTGCGCGCGCAGGACCGGGCGCTGCGCCGCGGGCTGCTGGAGGACCTGCTGGCCGGCACCGGCGACGCGCAGGAGGTCGCGGCGCGCGCGGCGGCGTGCGGGGTGGATCTGCACGCCCCGGTCCGCGCGCTCGTGCTGGCGCCCGACGGCGCGGCGGATGCCGGCGGCCGCGAGCGCCTGGAGCGCCGCGCCGCGCGCACCCTGGACGGCCGCGGCGCCCGACACCTGCTCGGCGGCCACCGGGGGCGGGTCGTGGTGCTGCTCGCCGGCGCGGGTGAGGACCCGGACGACGCGTTGCTGCGCGAGCTGGCGGTCGACGGCGCCGCCGTCGGCGTGGGGCGCACGGGGACGGGGGCCGCGACCGTGCGGCAGAGCGTCGAGGACGCGCACGTCGCCGCCGACCTGGCCGCGGCCGACGCGGCCGTCCCCTGGCGCCGGTACGCCGACGTCGGGCTGCCGGCGCTGCTCGTCGGCGAGGTGCCGCCCGACCGCATGGCGCCGCAGGTGGCGGCGGTCCTCGGGGCGCTCGACCGGCGGCCGGGCGGCCGCGAGGCGATCCGGGCGTACCTGGACCACGAGCTGGACGTCACGGCCGCCGCCGCCGCGCTGCACCTGCACCCCAACTCGCTGCGCTACCGGCTCTCCCGCCTGGCCGACGCGCTCGGCAGCTCGCTCCGCGACCCGACGACGATCGCGACGCTCGTGCTGGCCTTCGAGGCCGAGCGGCGCGCGGGGCACGGCCGCCCGAGGGCCTGAACGCGGGGTCAGACCCGGGCGCGCCCGGCGGCGGCCGCCCGCGCCTCGCCGCCCAGGTCGGCCGCCGCGCCGAGCGCCAGGGCGAGCGACGCCAGCGCCCGGTGCGTCTCGCCGTCGCGGCTGCGGGCGGGGGCGTCCGCGAGCGCCTCGGCGGCGCGGGCCAGGGCGCGCAGCGCCTCCTCGAGCGCGCCCGCGGTCGCGGGGAGCGAGCCCACGGCGCCGAGGCGGCGGCGACTCTCGGCCTCGAGCACGCGCGCCGCGACGGTCACGTCGCACACGGCGTCGTACACGCGGTCCACCGGCGCCTCTCGTCGGCGTCGTCGCGTCCCGGTCGTCGGCATGCGGGGGATCGTCCGGTCCGGCGCGCCGCGGCGCAATGGCCGGTCCCGACCACTCCGCGGCGGGATGGCGCCTTCCCGCCATGGGGCCCGGGCGCGTCGGCCGGGACCGTGGGCGCATGACCTCGTCCGCGCGCGCCCTGCCGATCACCGTCACCGCTCGCAACGCGCTGACGACGGAGCTGCGGGAGCTGCGCGCCCACGCCGACGGGGCCGAGGACGCGGCGGCCGGGGCGGCGCGGCGCCGGCGGATCCGCGAGCTCGAGCGGGCGCTGCTGCACGCGGTGGTCGAGCACCCCGGCGACGACGGCCGGCCGCGCGCGGCCGTCGGGACGGTGGTGCGCACGGACGACGGACGGCGGTTCGCGGAGCACACGATCACCCTGGGCGAGGACCGCCCGGGGCGCGACGGCGCGGTGTGCGCCCGGTCGCCGCTCGGCCGCGCGCTGCTCGGCCGCGCGCCGGGCGAGATCGTGGCGGTCGAGCGCGCGGACGGCCGGACGCGGCACCTGCGCGTGCTGGCGGTCCGCGACGCGGTCTGAGGCACCGGCCGGCGGCCGTTGCGTCCCGTGGGTCGGCGCGCCGGGGGCGATCGCGAGGCGGCCCGGGTGCTTGTGGGCTGCAGCCTTCCCGGATATCGTGGCGGCTGCGGGCCCACCGGCCCGCGGCGTGTTCCCCGGTGGTCCGTGGCCGACGGTCGGAGCCGCCCGTCCTGGAGGAGCCATGAGCCTGATGATCACCCGCACCGCCGCCGTCCTCGCGACGTCGCTGGCACTGCTCGTGCCGACCGCCGGTGCGGCGACGGCGTCGAGTCCCGCCCCGACCGTCCAGCGAGATCTCCACCTGCGGTCGACGGGCGCCCCGCCGTTCCGGGAGGTGTTCGTCGCCTTCGTCACGACGACGAAGGCCGCCCGGGTCCAGGTGTGGATCGACGGTCGGCGCGGATCGGTGACGAAGGGCTGGACGCGGCGCGTCGTGGCGTTCTCGTCGGACGCGTTCGGGCGCGGCCACTTCCGACGCGGGCACCGTTACACGGTCAGGATCCGGCTGTGGTCGTCCGGGGGCGAGAGCACGACGATCACGCGGCGTCTGAAGCTGCAGTACTCGCCGCCCGGGACCGAAGGGCCCTGATCGATCGCGGCGGGCCCGGATGGCGGGCTCCTGCCATGTCGCCCGGCGCATCCCGGGTCCAAGGTGGAGCGATGCCCGACACGCTGCTGGGGACCTCGGCGGTCCTGGTGACCCACCGGTACCTGCTGGACCTGAAGGCCGAGCTGACGCGCCTGCGCCGCGAGGCGTCGGGCTGGCCGACGCCCGTCGCCGACGACCCCGGCGCGGCGCTCGCCGACCCGTCCGACCGGATCGCGCTGCTGGAGCTGGCGCTCGTCCGGTCCGTCGTCGCCTACCCCGGCCCGACCGGCTACACCGTCGCCGCGGTCGGCACGACCGTCGAGGTGGAGGACGGCCGGCGCACCTGCCGCTACCGCCTGGTGCTCGGCGTCGAGGCGACGGACGAGGGCGTCGATCGCGCGGTCTCGGCCACGTCGCCGGTCGGCGCGGCGCTCATGGGCCGCAGCGTCGGCGAGGTCGCGCACGTCGAGCTGCCGGACGGGCGCGAGCGCTCCCTGCGCGTGGTGCGCGTCGACGGTCCCGCGTGAGCGCGCCCGTCGTCTGCGACCGTCAGGACATGCGGTTGACCGACGCCCTCGTCCGGATGCCCCTGGGCCGCCAGATCTTCCTGGCGGCCGCCGTCGTCCTCGGCGCGGTGACGGCCGCGCTGGCGCTCTCCCCGATCACCATCAGCGCGCCGATGACGTGGCGCGAGCTCGCGTGGGCCGCCGGCATCCTCGCGGGCGTCCTGCTGCTGCTGCACGTCGCGGTGCGCCGGCTGCTGGCGCCGCTGCACCGGCTGGCCGACGCGATGGGCGAGATCGATCCGCGCGAGCCGTCGCCCGGCCTGCACGCGCGGATCGCGCCGGACGACCGCGACGTCGCGCGCCTGCTCGGCGCCTTCGAGGGGATGCTGGCGCGCTTCCGCGAGGAGCGGCTGGAGAGCGACCGGCGCACCGCGGCGGCGCAGGAGGCCGAGCGGCGCCTCGTCGCCGGCGAGGTGCACGACCAGCTGGGCCAGACGCTGACCGCGCTGTCGCTGCAGCTCGAGCGGGCCGAGATGGCCGAACGCGACCGCGCGGCGCTGCGCGAGACGATCGCGCGCGCCCTCGACGACGTCCGCGGCATCGCGCGCCGCCTGCGCCCCGAGGGCCTGGACGACCTGGGCCTGGTCAACGCGCTGATCGCCCTCGCCACGCGCGTGCAGGAGGACAGCGGCGTGCCCGTCGAGCGCCGCATCGACGCGCCGCTGCCGCCGCTGCCCGCCGACGCCGAGCTGGCGATCTACCGCATCGCGCAGGAGGCGCTGACGAACGCGATCCGCCACGCGGACGCGCGGCGCGTGTGCGTGCGCCTCGCCGCGGGGCAGGGCGAGGTCACGCTCGTCGTCGACGACAACGGCCGCGGGTTCATCGACCCGCCGCCGCCCGACGGCGGGATCGCCGGGATGCGCGAGCGGGCGCGGCTGGCCGGCGCGGCGCTGCAGGTGGAGTCCGACACGATGCGCGGCACCCGGGTGCGCTGCGCCGTGCCGACGGCCGGAGCGTCGGCGTGAGCGTCCCGCTGCGCACCCGCATCCTGCTGGCGGACGACCACGCGCTCGTCCGGCACGGCATCCGCATGGTGCTCGACGCCGAGGCCGACCTGCACGTCGTCGCCGAGGCGGGCGACGGGCTCGAGGCGGTCGAGACGGCGCTGCGGACGGAGCTGGACCTGGCGATCCTCGACGTCTCGATGCCCGGCCGGACCGGGCTGCAGGCGGCGCGCGAGCTGACGCGCCACCGCCCCGGCCTGCGGATCCTGCTGCTGTCGATGCACGAGAACGAGCAGTACCTGTTCGAGGCGCTGAAGGCCGGCGCGGCGGGCTACGTCCTCAAGTCGGGGGCCCACCGCGACCTGGTCGACGCGTGCCGCGCGGCGATGCGCGGCACCCCGTTCCTGTATCCGCGCGCGCTCCAGCGGTTGGTGCAGGACGTGCTCGAGGGCGCCGAGCGCGGCGAGCCGCTGCCGCGCGACCTGCTGACCGCCCGCGAGCAGGAGGTCGTCAAGCAGATCGCCGAGGGCCACACGACCGACGAGATCGCTGCGGCCCTCGTCATCAGCCCGCACACCGTCGAGCGGCACCGCTCCAACGCGCTCGAGAAGCTGGGCCTGCGCAACCGGGTGGAGCTGGCGCGCTACGCGATCCGGCGCGGGCTGGTGGAGCCGTAGGGGCCGCCCCGGGACGGAGCGCCCGGCGGGCCCGGTGCGGTGCGGCCGGCCCGGCGCGGCTGACCCGAGGCGGCGGCGTGCGGCGCGCCGTGGCGGCTCAGGCCGCGGTCGCGGACGGCGGCTCGGCGGGCCTGCGCTCCCTGTCCTCCGCCGAGAACCCGGCCCCCGGCCACGCGAACGTCGCCGCGAGCGCGCGGAGCGGCGGCAGCCGCATCGCCAGCCGGGCGACCGCGTAGCCGACGGGCGCGCCGATCGTGTTGGCCAGCAGGTCGTTGACGTCGGCGATGTGGCCGCCGTGGCCCGTGACGGAGTTGAGCAGCTGCAGCAGCTCGATCGTCAGGCTCAGCAGGAAGCCGCCGACGATCACGCCGACC comes from Patulibacter sp. SYSU D01012 and encodes:
- a CDS encoding GntR family transcriptional regulator yields the protein MPLPSVPGTTQQHAVQWLRHAIVTGALRPGGRVNQESVAEEIGVSVAPVREALRVLEQEGQVTYLPRRGYFVTELRIADLEEIYALRALLEARVARDALPGLTEQDRRRIEEAARDCVDAATSDDIARELEANRRFHFAILASPDHPHALRHIRLLWDSTEAYRALYYNDPDERVAATDAHDRIIAAIDAGDADALVRELDDHRERALAVLRGILRED
- a CDS encoding acyl-CoA dehydrogenase family protein is translated as MTDTTTAPPALKPLDYLDVDSLLDDEERAIRDAVRDFVKGRVLPEVGDWFEEARAPKELFPELGKLGVLGMHLEGYGCAGTSATAYGLACLELEAGDSGIRSMVSVQGSLAMFAIWRWGSEEQKQEWLPRMAAGEAIGCFGLTEPDSGSDPGSMRTTARRDGSDWILNGQKMWITNGSVADVAVVWARCTDDDRVRGFVVPAGTRGFSAPEIHKKLSLRASVTSELVLDDVRLPDSAVLPEVASLKGPLSCLNEARYGIVWGATGAARACFEAALDYAGTRIQFGKPIASFQIQQQKLADMALEVNRGTLVALQLGRLKDQGRLRPEQVSMGKLGNVNGALEVARTARQVLGGNGITLEYPVIRHMNNLESVVTYEGTADVHSLVIGQALTGIAAFR
- a CDS encoding aldehyde dehydrogenase family protein, which gives rise to MTTPATTAPATLLIDGAWRTGDGEYVRTDPADPTRETGRYATATPADVAAAYAAARRAQPAWAATAATARAAVLERAAALLEADVDGATEALIADIGKAHRDARGEVLRGAAILRFHAGAVLQASGGTFAGADPTTALMTTVEPVGVVAAITPWNFPVAIPLWKLAPALVYGNAVVWKPAEAASGSAVRLARLLAEAGLPDGVLNLVTGSGRALSPALTGDEQLDALSFTGSVGVGRVLRRAVAEHDRNVKLQLELGGKNPAIVLADADLPDAAEQIARGAMLQAGQRCTATSRVYVEDAVYDAFAAALVERVRAFRVGDPREPGTDIGPLASAEQRETVGGYLRLAREGGATVLCGGGIADDDGGHWAEPTVLADVPDDSPLVREEIFGPVVCLARVADLDEALARANDTRFGLSSAVFTRDLGAAMRFARETRSGLVHVNRETAGVEPHLPFGGLKESSSNHREQGMAARDFFTVTKTVYVRPR
- a CDS encoding CoA transferase, giving the protein MSPRALDELVVVDFSRVLAGPLATMTLADLGATVIKVERPGAGDDTRAWGPPLDARGVATYYLSVNRNKRSVVLDLATDEGRAAAHELVAAADVVVENFRPGVMDRLGLGYDALSAVRPGLVYCSVTGFGRDGGAAMPGYDLLVQALGGLMSVTGPAGGEPQKVGVALVDVLCGLHATAGILAALRHRDRTGEGQRVEVSLLQSLLSGLVNQASAWVAGGVVPRAMGNAHPSIAPYEPLPTGDGELVLAVGNDKQFRALCAVLDAPGLAADERFATNDARVAHRDALRVELVTRLATDGADAWAARLLPVGVPAGRVNDVAGAVALAERLGLDPVVSIPDEDGHEVRGIRSPIGLSATPPRYDHAPPALGATSFADALEEARRARAATVGG
- a CDS encoding TetR family transcriptional regulator, producing the protein MTEPKEHRRGPGRPRATTREAVERVAIELLLREGFDRVSVDEIAAAAGIGRTTFFRYFPAKADVVWAAFDEAIRQLEVELAADPARPVAAAIRDAVVASTRHAVDDHGVWLERFALLDTAPGLRASALEHWATWQSAVAAFVAARTGTAPTAVVPAAIAGAIQATYVAELRSWDVGDAPEELLARLATSLTAVGTALEALLPASSRASRTAR
- a CDS encoding glucose 1-dehydrogenase, encoding MGRLNGKVAIVTGAAQGMGEAHARRFVAEGAQVVLTDLNEEGGRRIADELGENARFVRQDVTDAAAWERVVEEAERAFGPVTVLVNNAGVLGPIAPATELDVDAYLQVCAINQHSQFYGMRAVIPGMQRAGGGSIVNISSIAGLVSVVGAPNLAYVASKFASRGMTKHVAVEYGKDGIRVNSVHPGYIKTPMMEAATDADGGGIAAAVPLARMADPDEVSQVVLFLASDDSSYLTGTEQVVDGGLTIQ
- a CDS encoding phosphotransferase, translated to MAPSSAAVPARALRAAVATARALGLRVDDPVVLRDGSNLVVHLRPAPIVARVATATAAVRGGDAWLAREVVVAGQLADAGAPVVAPTREVDPGPHVHDGFALSLWEHVREVPGPPDAAAAGRALRGCHAALAHVDVPLPRWAALDEAERVVGRLAATGAIGPSADAAALRALVAHVRGRVDACGLPEQAVHGDAHLGNVLWSARGPLWNDWEDVFHGPRAWDLGCLHASARPFGRRDPALVAAAAAGYGDDVPAEALAAVVDARRVQAALWGVLLGAASGDAARAAARLTWLRERAAALP
- a CDS encoding PucR family transcriptional regulator ligand-binding domain-containing protein; this encodes MTAAAPTAYRLRDLLEQHELGLEPLVLPDGAGDRRVSGVHAIETAQPARWLAPDWVMLTTGVRLVGDEAAQAALPAELAAAGVAALGFGVGLDFDAVPAPLLDAAADAGLPVLAVPLRTPFRDVEAAVHRALASSELRTLQRLSSLQRYLVDALHSVEPQRTVVRRLATVLEASVAVLAPDGRVEESAGALPPDGLPALLVDPVRGARDVATGGWRGVATPVAADPDDADDRWLVALAHDRAPSRLTRAVLQAAAPLLAAVGRLDETLRAQDRALRRGLLEDLLAGTGDAQEVAARAAACGVDLHAPVRALVLAPDGAADAGGRERLERRAARTLDGRGARHLLGGHRGRVVVLLAGAGEDPDDALLRELAVDGAAVGVGRTGTGAATVRQSVEDAHVAADLAAADAAVPWRRYADVGLPALLVGEVPPDRMAPQVAAVLGALDRRPGGREAIRAYLDHELDVTAAAAALHLHPNSLRYRLSRLADALGSSLRDPTTIATLVLAFEAERRAGHGRPRA